The region CCGAATGTAATGTGCTCAAGCCGAATCTCGGACAAAGATTAATCATCCACTAGTCGCAACGACAGTGTGAACCAATGTCTCACCAAAGCGAATCGGAGCTGAACGCTATCGAGCGCCTCGACAAGGAGTACGTGTTCGGGACGTGGTCCTACCAGAGCGAGGTCCAGCCGACCCAGATCACCGACGCCGACGGCGTCCGCTTCACCGACGCCGACGGCAACGAGTTCATCGATTTCTCCGGCCAGTTGATGTGTTCGAACCTCGGCCACTCCGCCTCGAAAGTAAAAGACGCCATCAACGAGCAGACCGAAAAGGTGCCCTACGTCGCCCCCAACTACACGACCGAGGCGCGCGCGAAACTCGGCGAAAAGTTGGCGGAGGTGACCCCCGGAAACCTCTCGAAAACGTTCTTCTCGACCAGCGGGACGGAGGCCGTGGAGGCCGCCATCAAGATCGCGAAGTTCTACACCGGCAAGGAGAAGATCGTCTCGCGCTACCGCTCGTACCACGGCGCCACATACGGCTCCATCAGCGTCACCGGCGACCCGCGTCGCCTCGCTTCCGAGCCGGGGATGCCCGGTGCCATCAAGGCTCCCGACCCGTACGCGTACGGTTCGACGCTCGACCCGATGGAGAGCCTTGAGTATATCGACGAGATGCTGATGCTCGAGGGCGACAGCGTGGCCGCCGTCCTCGTCGAGCCAATCGTCGGCTCGAACGGTATCCTCGTGCCGCCTGAGGAGTATCTCCCGCGGCTCAAGGAGATCGCCCACGACCATGGCGCGCTGCTCATCTGTGACGAGGTCATGGCCGGGTTCGGCCGGACCGGCGAGTGGTTCGGCTCCGACGTGTTCGGCGTGACCCCGGACATAATGACGATGGCGAAGGGGCTGTCGGGCGCCTACCAGCCCCTCGGGGCGACCATCGTCACGCCGGAGATCGCCGAGCATTTCGAGGAGAACATGCTCACGCACGGCCACACGTACGCGGGCCACCCGGTCGCGTGTGCGGCGGGGCTGGCCGCCATCGAGACGTACCAGGAGGAGAACCTGATCGAGCGGGCCGCCGAGACCGGCGAGTATCTCGGGGCGCGCCTCGAGGAGCTGGCTGCGGCCCATCCGAGCGTGGGTGACACCCGCGGTGTCGGGCTGTTTCACGGAATCGAACTCACGAAACGCGAGGGCGAACGCGCCCCGTTCGGGACGCGCGAGGACAAGGTCTCGAAGGGCTCGACGGTCGTCGACGAGGTCGCCGCCGAGGCCTACGACCACGGCACGTACGTCGCGAATATGATCAACACGCTCATCGTCGCGCCGCCGCTGACGATAACCGAGGCCGAGATCGACGAGGCCGTCGAAACACTCGACGCCGCACTCAAGGTGTCCGACGCCGCGATGGAGGGCTGACGGAGCCGACGCGGCGGCCGCTGGCTTCGAACGTTGTCCGAACCAGATCCACATTCCGGAGGAAAAGCGAGACAACGTTCGATAGAAGGGGGTCACGCCGGAAATTTTTAGACATAACGGTCCGAGTGTTCCGGTGTCATGAGTGATTCCGACGCCGTGGATTTCGACGAGATGGATCTCGAACTGCTCCGGTGTGTGGAGTCGGATTTCGACGTGAGTCTGGACGTGCTCTCCGATAAACTGGGGCTCTCGAAATCCGCGATTCACTACCGGCTGAACAAACTCAAGGACAATGGCGTCATCCGTGGCGTGACCGCCGACCTTGACCCACTCTCGTTCGGCCTCGACATGGTAGCCATTACGGAGCTAACCGTCAGACACGAGGAGGGCTACTCCGAGGACATCGGTACCGCGCTCGCGGCGGTCGACGGCGTCGAGCAGGTCTACTACACGATGGGCGACGTCGATTTTGTCGCTATCTTCCGGGTGCAGGACCGCGCACAGATGAACGACGTCATCGACGAGATGGTCGGCATCGACGGCGTCAACGAGACGTCCTCGCGGTTCGTGATGGACGAGATTCAGCCCGAAGCGAAGGTGATGCCGTCCGTCTCCGAATCTGTCGAGGAATCGCTGCTGAGTGACTGAACGCTGCGGGTCGACGACCGGCTCAGGCCTGCTTGACTTCCTCGAACATCTGCTGCCAGTCGCTAACGACCGGGTTGACTGTGGCCCAGTCGGCCCATATCAGGTCGTCGGGGCTCTCGGTGTAGTCCGGAAGCTCCTGGATGGAATCCGGGGTATCGACGACTGGAACCGGGTAGCCGACGTTCTCCGAAAGCTCGACAATGATGTCGCGCTGGAAGGTGTGGTTGAGGAGGTCGTGGACGAGATTCTGGTTCTCGCTGGACGCGGGAATCGCCCAGTCCTCGGTGATAGTGGAGGTGCCGCCCTCTGGGATGACGTACTTGATGTGTTCGTACCCCTCATCCTGGAGTGCACGCGTCCGACCGCCCCACGTTTCCACGGCAAGGCCCTCCTCCTCGCGGAGCCACCGGATACCCTCGGCGCCGGCGCCCCAGTAGCCGAAGGCGTTCTCGTCCTGGGCAATGAGCTCGTCGCGAACCTGCGAGGTGGCCTCCTCGTCGCCGGGAACGTCGTTGACGCTCATCCCCAGCGAGGCTGCGGCGTTGGTCACCCGAGAGGTGGCTTGGTCGCGAAGCCCCACCTCGTCGGACAGCGAGTCGTCTTTGAGGTCGTCCCACGTCGACATCTCCATGTCGATTTCCTCGGTGTTGTAGGCGTACCCCTGGGTCAGCGCGTCCCGGAAGAGGGCGTCGTTCTCGATGTAGGGCCGGTCGGCCCAGTCATCTTTGATGTTCTCCTGGTAGTTGGGGAGTTCGTCGTCGTTAATCTCCGCGAGCATATCCTCCTCACGGGCAGTGTAGACGCCAAACGATGTCGGCATGAACAGGTCGATATCCCCCGGGTTCTCCCGGATGATGGAGAGGAACTCCGAGTCCCCGCCCGCCGACTGATGCTCGACCTCGTTGCCGGTTTCCTCCTCCCAGTACTCGAACGCCGTCTCCGCGGCGTCTTGGGTGTTGCCGCCCCAGCCCAGATAGCGCAGCGTCGTCGAGCCATTCCCGCCGCCACCCATACAGCCGGCCAAGCTCGTCGCTGCGAACCCCGCACCAACAGTTTTCAGCAGGGACCGTCGATCTACCGACCGTGCTGACCGATCTGAGTCACGAGATAACATAGTTCAGAGGAACGAGGGCGAGTTGAAAAATCTTTCCCACAACTCATGGGGAAGCCGTATCACGTCCGAACCGAAAACACTGGCCAGAACGGAGCGGGTCAGACGACGATGAGGTCGACCGGCGCATCGTTGAGTACTCGGGGCCCGTCGGCTGTGACCTGCAGCGTGTTCTCGATGCAGGCAGCGGCGACATCCGGGACGTGGATGCCGGGTTCGATGTTGAGGAGTTGGCCCTCCGTCAGCGTTCCCGAGGCGTCCCGGGCCACGACCGGCGAAGTGGAAATCGTCAGCCCAGTCGTGTGTCCGAGGTAGACGCCGTTGAGATGGTCCGCGTAGCCGTACTCGGCCGCGACGTCCCGGGCCGCCTGCCAGACTGCATGGCCGGTGACGCCGGGCTCGACGGCCGCGAGCATCGCATCGTACATCGCCGCACAGGCGTTGTAGATGCGCCGCTGTTCGGCGGTCGGCTCCCCGACGGCGACGGTTCGGTCACAGTCCACGTAGTAGCCCTCGTGACAGGCAATAACGTCGACCCAGAACTGCTCGCCCACCTCGAGTGGGGTCTCCGTGTAGAGGAACGGCTGGAGATTGCTCTCCGACTGTGCGTACGCGCCCACGTCGACGTGCGTGGAGATCGAGTTCGCATGCTGGAACTCCGCGCCCGAGGACGCCATCGCCGAGAGCACGTCGAAACAGACAGCCCGCTCCGAGCGCCCTGCCTCGCAGGCGTCAGCCAGCGCCGCCAGTCCCTCGTCCGCGATGGCTGCGGTCCGCTCGACCGTTCGCAGGTCGTACTCCGACGGCGTGGCGACAAGGGCGTCCCAGACGGCTGCGCCCGTTTCGGGGTCCACGTCGGAAGCCGTGCCGGCGACGGCCGCCTCGACGACGGTCGGCACGTCGATGCCGAGGAGGCCAATCACGCTGTCGTCTAGCCCACAGTCGTTAATCGCCCCACCCACCACGTCTGCTAGTTTATGACTCACTCCGGCTGTCGGCGTCGGCATCAGCCGTACGTCGTCGACCCACGCCATCTCCCGGGCGGCTGGCAGGTGCCACGCCCGGTCGACGAGTACCACCGCGGCGCCATCGGCGGGAACCACCAGCACCGACCGGGCGCGCGGGAACGGGTGGACGTACCCCGAGAGGTATCGCACCGGGTCAGGGTTCGTTGGGCCGCTCCCGTAGACGACGAGGCCGTCGAGGTCGCGGGCCGCGAACAACTCTCCGAGACGCTCCCGGCGGCGCCGGCGCTCCTCAGCGGGTGGAGATGGCGGGACCCCGGCCGCTCGCGCACGCTGTGTGCGGTCGTCCATGGTCAGGCTTCGACGGCCGCCAGTGAGTCATCGAGCACGGCGAGGAACTCGTCGATTTCGGCGTCATCCATTGGCGTCGAGAGGTTCCCCATCCCCCGTGGCGCCATGAACACGCCGCGGTTGCGCATCGCGAGGAACAGCTCCTCGAACGCGTCGGTGCCCGCGGCCGCCGACTCGGCATCAGTCACGGGGCCGCTCGTCCGGTGGAGCTGGAACATCGAGCCGTCGCCCGTGACCGTAACATCGAGGTCGTGGCCGGCGACGATCGCTCGAGCTTCACGCCGGAGGCGGTTTCCCAGTTCGTTCAGTCGCTCGATGGCCGCCGTATCGAGGGCCTCCAGCGTGGCTACGCCGCCAGCCATCGTCGCGGGGTTCGCGTTGAACGTCCCCGAGTGGTGGGCGACGCCGTCCTCCGGATGGAACGCGTTCATCAGGTCCTCGCGGCCGCCGAACGCGCCAACGGGGAGCCCGCCGCCGATGAACTTCCCAAGCGCGGTGAGGTCGGGAGTGACGCCGTAGCGCGCCTGCGCGCCGCCGTGGGCGAGCCGCATGGTCATCACTTCGTCGAATATGAGCGGGACGTCGTACTCCTCGGTGAGGTCCCGGGCCGTCTCGAGGAACGCCAGCTCCGGGGAGATGCCGCCGGCGACGCCCATCAGCGGCTCGAGGATAAAACACGCCAACTCGTCGCCGTGGCGCTCGAACCGGTCTTTGAGCGCGTCGATATCGTTGAACGGAGCCGTGACGACCCGCCGCTCGACGTCCCGGGGGATGCCGGCGTGTTCACGCCCGTCGCCCTCCACAGCGACTTCGACGGTGTCGTGGGTTCCGTGGTAGCCGCCTTGGAGCTTCAGCACGGTCTCCTCGCCGGTGTGGGCCATGGCGGCCCGGATGGCGTTCATCGTCGCCTCAGTCCCCGAGTTCCCGAACCGCACCTGCTCGATAGAGGGGACGCGGTCGACCAGCCGCTCGGCCAGCACGACGGCGTCATCGGTCGGCGCGCCCACGCCGTTCCCCCGCGCGAAGCGATCGGTCACCGCCTCGACGACAGCAGGCGGCGCATGGCCGAGCACCGACTGCGTGTAGTTGTTGAGGAAATCGAGCAGCTCCTCGTCGTCCTCGGTGAGAAGCCGACAGCCCGAGGCCGACTGGACGTAGGAGGGGTACGGTTCGTGGAACGTGACTGAGCGGGTATCCCCACCCGGCATCACTGCCGTCGCCCGCTCGTGGAGCGCTCGGGAGCGGGGGGTCGCGGCCACGTAGTCTTCGACGGAATCCGGATTCATGACACGATGTTCGGCCTTTCGGTAATAAATGTGGGCCCGTTCAGCGGTATCGCTTCGTTCTAGAACACTGTTCGAACGGAGATACCGTCGACGTCAGTTGTCCTCTCCGAAGCGCTCACCCAGCAGCGCGGCGACCAGCATGATGACCGCGAGCACTGCCGCGAGCGCACTGATGGTCGGCTCGAGTCCGGTGCGGAGCTCCGTATAGATGATGACCGGCACCGTCGTCGTCCCCGGCGAGATGAGGAACTGCGTGG is a window of halophilic archaeon DL31 DNA encoding:
- a CDS encoding Acetylornithine transaminase (KEGG: nmg:Nmag_3751 aminotransferase class-III~PFAM: Aminotransferase class-III); its protein translation is MSHQSESELNAIERLDKEYVFGTWSYQSEVQPTQITDADGVRFTDADGNEFIDFSGQLMCSNLGHSASKVKDAINEQTEKVPYVAPNYTTEARAKLGEKLAEVTPGNLSKTFFSTSGTEAVEAAIKIAKFYTGKEKIVSRYRSYHGATYGSISVTGDPRRLASEPGMPGAIKAPDPYAYGSTLDPMESLEYIDEMLMLEGDSVAAVLVEPIVGSNGILVPPEEYLPRLKEIAHDHGALLICDEVMAGFGRTGEWFGSDVFGVTPDIMTMAKGLSGAYQPLGATIVTPEIAEHFEENMLTHGHTYAGHPVACAAGLAAIETYQEENLIERAAETGEYLGARLEELAAAHPSVGDTRGVGLFHGIELTKREGERAPFGTREDKVSKGSTVVDEVAAEAYDHGTYVANMINTLIVAPPLTITEAEIDEAVETLDAALKVSDAAMEG
- a CDS encoding transcriptional regulator, AsnC family (KEGG: hvo:HVO_A0307 transcriptional regulatory protein, AsnC family~PFAM: Transcription regulator, AsnC-type, C-terminal; Bacterio-opsin activator, HTH~SMART: Transcription regulator, AsnC-type), with product MSDSDAVDFDEMDLELLRCVESDFDVSLDVLSDKLGLSKSAIHYRLNKLKDNGVIRGVTADLDPLSFGLDMVAITELTVRHEEGYSEDIGTALAAVDGVEQVYYTMGDVDFVAIFRVQDRAQMNDVIDEMVGIDGVNETSSRFVMDEIQPEAKVMPSVSESVEESLLSD
- a CDS encoding hypothetical protein (KEGG: hwa:HQ3383A ABC-type spermidine/putrescine transport system,substrate-binding protein) → MLSRDSDRSARSVDRRSLLKTVGAGFAATSLAGCMGGGGNGSTTLRYLGWGGNTQDAAETAFEYWEEETGNEVEHQSAGGDSEFLSIIRENPGDIDLFMPTSFGVYTAREEDMLAEINDDELPNYQENIKDDWADRPYIENDALFRDALTQGYAYNTEEIDMEMSTWDDLKDDSLSDEVGLRDQATSRVTNAAASLGMSVNDVPGDEEATSQVRDELIAQDENAFGYWGAGAEGIRWLREEEGLAVETWGGRTRALQDEGYEHIKYVIPEGGTSTITEDWAIPASSENQNLVHDLLNHTFQRDIIVELSENVGYPVPVVDTPDSIQELPDYTESPDDLIWADWATVNPVVSDWQQMFEEVKQA
- a CDS encoding peptidase M24 (PFAM: Peptidase M24, structural domain~KEGG: tpr:Tpau_2591 peptidase M24), which translates into the protein MDDRTQRARAAGVPPSPPAEERRRRRERLGELFAARDLDGLVVYGSGPTNPDPVRYLSGYVHPFPRARSVLVVPADGAAVVLVDRAWHLPAAREMAWVDDVRLMPTPTAGVSHKLADVVGGAINDCGLDDSVIGLLGIDVPTVVEAAVAGTASDVDPETGAAVWDALVATPSEYDLRTVERTAAIADEGLAALADACEAGRSERAVCFDVLSAMASSGAEFQHANSISTHVDVGAYAQSESNLQPFLYTETPLEVGEQFWVDVIACHEGYYVDCDRTVAVGEPTAEQRRIYNACAAMYDAMLAAVEPGVTGHAVWQAARDVAAEYGYADHLNGVYLGHTTGLTISTSPVVARDASGTLTEGQLLNIEPGIHVPDVAAACIENTLQVTADGPRVLNDAPVDLIVV
- a CDS encoding Glutamate-1-semialdehyde 2,1-aminomutase (KEGG: nmg:Nmag_3749 aminotransferase class-III~PFAM: Aminotransferase class-III), which codes for MNPDSVEDYVAATPRSRALHERATAVMPGGDTRSVTFHEPYPSYVQSASGCRLLTEDDEELLDFLNNYTQSVLGHAPPAVVEAVTDRFARGNGVGAPTDDAVVLAERLVDRVPSIEQVRFGNSGTEATMNAIRAAMAHTGEETVLKLQGGYHGTHDTVEVAVEGDGREHAGIPRDVERRVVTAPFNDIDALKDRFERHGDELACFILEPLMGVAGGISPELAFLETARDLTEEYDVPLIFDEVMTMRLAHGGAQARYGVTPDLTALGKFIGGGLPVGAFGGREDLMNAFHPEDGVAHHSGTFNANPATMAGGVATLEALDTAAIERLNELGNRLRREARAIVAGHDLDVTVTGDGSMFQLHRTSGPVTDAESAAAGTDAFEELFLAMRNRGVFMAPRGMGNLSTPMDDAEIDEFLAVLDDSLAAVEA